The Anopheles moucheti chromosome 3, idAnoMoucSN_F20_07, whole genome shotgun sequence genome contains the following window.
GCAATTAACAATTAATAACGACAGCCCCCGGTCATGAAAGGGGGGGCGTCGTGGAGCGTTGTTGATCCGATAACGCTCAGGTTCAAACAAAAGCACCGGGCAGAATGACATTTCGCGTAGCGTTTTCCAGGTCCACGTGGATTAACGGTCCCGTTGTCTGCGATGGCGTGTCGATTGGTAAATGAATGATTTCTTCGTCCATCGATATGGCTACGAGCCAATACTTTGTGTCGTACCACATTTCAAGGACGACAAGAAGATTAATATTGCTTCATTGGAAAAAGGATATTCGTATTACGATCGAGATCGagctttttctcttttgttttcaaatattttataattcagatttaattacctttttttttcttttaaacgtattttttttctccagaAAATGCTCATCCGAGCAAATTAAATTCCCATTAAACCAGTCGATAAGATCCAACCGACCCGAAACAACTCATTGACTCATTACGATCGCTTCCAATCACCTTTTTGCTGCAACGGACGATTGACTTCTACCGGAACGGGGTTTGTCCTAAATGCTGTCCCCAAAATCCCTGCAGCACTAATAGGAAGGAGACTCTCTTCTGTGTCATTTCACATCTCCACATCCTCGCCGTTTCCCTCCCCAGCAGCACGTTTTTCTTAATCGGGAAAAATAGCGAAACCCGCACAGTTCCCGCCATTGCTCTGTCTAGGAAGGAcgatttcagttttttttcagTCGGCGAACGACCAAATTGCTCCACGTGTCtgcttgtttcatttttcaattaCCCTTTTCACCCGTTTTACGTGTACTGTGTGTCCTCGAGAGCCATCGTGGAActcgaggaaaaaaaagcgctGAGACGTCGTGTGAATATCCCAATCGAAGTAGGCAAAAAGAACATGCCGAAAACAAGTCTAGCTCAGCGACCATTTTCCCATGGTAACCACCGGCGGTTCCAACCGGCGGACTGGCTTGGCTTGCAACGGCAGAATGCCTTTGATTGCCATTATAATCGCCATTATATCCGACAGTCTAACAAGAAAACCCAGAGAGAGACCCAGGGAGAaccgcaaaacaaaatcaagatGACTTCATGCAGTAACGACATGAAAGGGAAATCGGAAAGGAatgttgtcctttttttttgccattttcacTTTCGTTCCCGAACGGCAAGTGCTGCATGCTCTATAGCGTCCTTGAATGGCTCCCAGCCGAGGATAGGGGTTGACGATCGCAGATGGAAAGTGATCAACATTCTCCGTTCCGCAGTGGTGCCCTTTTATCACCCAGCGGTTGAAAAATTATGACGATGTTCTACACTTTACTGTTAAACCCCGAAACGGCTTCTCTCTTCTAATCTGGCTCTCCTATCATACCGGGCTACCTACCTAAGGCTAGCAAAATTTGAATGAATCTCTTTTCTCACCTGAAACCGCATGTCTTTGCTTTAAATTACATTTGCGCTACCGAGAAATGACTAGAAATTTCATAAATTCAAATACCTTCTCGCACAATCTCCTCGCCCCTCGCAGGGATGGGAAGCAGTGGGAAAAAGGACACTCTAAACTATAAGAAACGACCACTTTCTACCAACCCCAACCTGCCTCCTGTCTGTCCCAACAGTTCGGGTGGCAGTGGCCATGAAGTCCAAATCCACTTACCCGTACCGTATCGttaagcgaaaaaaaaacgccagtCTGTGAGCCAGCCGggtcaaaatgaaaaaaaaaatgccacgaGTATtacttaaaataaaatttaatggCGGATGTAATTTTGGAGCTCACCGTACCCATCTCCCGAACCGGCCATACAGTGGCACACAGATAAATGGCCGCACGGTGGGCatccatttcatttcattcccaGTACCAGTAGCGGAAAGGACAAAAGGGAAGTGTAAAGTAATCCCATTTTCCTTCCATACGGTCACGGATGAGTAAGGTAACACCGTGTTAACATTGTTCGCGTGCAGTTCAATTTATGCCGGTTCTGGTCGTGTTcgtttttggttttaattccttccaaaagaataaaattatattctGCATGTGCGGTGACACCGTGTTCTAAGGTTTTATTCTAACGGAGACCAACTTTTGTTCTGCAAGAAGAGAAACGTCCTACTGCTGTgggacgaaaagaaaaacgcagaATGATAAAGATTATCACTCACGATCAGAGATTTATTCCCTTTAACTTTTATGCCACCCCATTCTCGCTCCTTCCAACGACAAGATGTAATAAAGATATTTAAAGTGACtttgcggggtttttttttcttcgttgctTCTTCCTCTACCAACAAATCCCCCTATGAattgaggatttttttttatcatacgATCAAACCATGTGACCACTTGTGTGGTGTTTTCATCTTTTCATCACCCCCCCCTTTTAGCAACGCGTAATATTTTGCTAAACCTATCTTAGCATCTTAATACAGTTGCAACAACGGACGACGCACCGGAACGAGGGACCATCAGGATTAGCATCTTGATGAATCGTTCGTTCATTTTTCCAAATTTCATGCAAGGGTCTGTCATGCACTATATTAAAACAGGAAAATCATTTCGATTTATTGGTGTAATAGACGGTATTGAAGGACTATTATCGCAATTAAAAtacttttataaaaataataacaaatggATCGTCAAAACGGTACAATTCAAATAGTTATGGTAGTTTTTAATAGTAGTAGGACTTAATCATCACTATATGAAAGTAAATCAAAgtaaataagtttaaaatagccctctaaaaataaaaacatttttttaaataatacaattaACTACTTAGTACCTTGACTAGTTTGACCGCCCTTAACTAGGTTATTCGTATAAATCCATCATTGTAGAGTAAACCTTCCTCATCggcttttgctgttgtttttccattttgcgATTGTAATGTGAAGCTCTTGCACTTAGTTTCGCTTTCCATCGCCCACGTGCACGTCTTTGCCACTGAACATTAGGCCACAATTTTTCGGGTGATAAATCAAAACTAATTTTTGCACCCTCCCCCCTCTGGTCAACCGAACTCCAAGCAAccgatcacacacacacacacgcgcagcAAACACCGAATTAGAAGTCACGCGGCAACGAGATCTCGTCGACCGCCAACGCGGAAAACCGGCAATGCTGCATCTCAAACAGCGTTTGCGTCTCCATTGCGTGCGGAAGTAATCCGAAACTCACACACCCGTACGTACGCCATCCATAGCACAGGAACAAACAGCGTGGGCTCCAATACGCGATCAATGATTAATGGAACAAATATCTCAGCACATGGACACACGCTACGGCGCGTACATCTGATCGGTTCCACATTTTTGCTGCAGTCGCATCACCAAGCAGTAATCCTAGCCAACGCTCTCCACCGACCTACAAATGCCTACTACGGACACGTCAATAGACCTGAGCCCTGCAGAAGGACTCAAGGACCATCCGTACGTAACTTATCGCGCCAGATTCATTAACCACACAGAACACGTACACCGGAAAAGCCTCGTACTGACGCGGACACGCTAAGGCCGACCGGGGGCTACCCGTATCCTCAAGATGCACTTTTTGCTCTCCCCGGGTTCATATGCGTAAAACTAACCGGAACCTCGACGAAACGACGAACAGGACACGACTAATGTTCCCTCCGAACACGGAGTGTGGTTCCTCACCGGACGACACTCGATTCACTACTGAAGCTCGCGTGCGTGGAAAATGTGCTTCCTTCAATCGGAATGTTGTTTACAAACGGGCACTCGTCCGCTTTTCCTTCCCAGCGGTGAGCGGGAAAACGAGAAAATGAGTTCCACTGTCACTCTCACTCTCAGCTACCCTTGCGAGAGGAAATCTCAGTTTGAGAGAAAATCCGCGGTGTAAACAGAGCATGAGTTCCTCAGCCTCAGACGCATATACCGGCCGGTTTCCGGTTTTGTTCTAAGCGAAATGCGACACcaggcatttttttttgttcgtcttgTGCTCTCCACGTTATGCGGGTGTGCTtgtcaaaaagaaaaaaggattcCGGCCACAGCACGCGCGTGTGCAAtgtttgagttttgtttttgagctGTGTTCACGAACACGCTGCGCGTTTGTGTCAAAGTTCCGGCAGTTTTGATTATGGCGCCTATGTTTGTGCAGGCGTAGCACACACCGGGGGCGTGATTGGTGTGCCGGATGTGTGCTAATCATACACGACGGTACGACCAAAAGCAAGGACACgtaaaagcatttaaaaaggGGTCGATCAGTGGGATGTGAACGTGaacgaagaacaaaaaaggttATGCTGTGCTATTCGTTACATACCCGTAATAATATTATTCTTACCTTGCATACCTTTTAACACCATCCCGGTGGACGCGCAGGTTTGATCGTGAAGATGCGTCTCTTTTATGGCAATAAAACAATCTAACAACGAACTAACGCACACATGGAAACGGCGTGAAAGACTACTCGCGATATAACAAGCTTTTAGACGAATTTAAGACAACTAACCTTATTCTCAAATGCAATTCATGATACAACGAGTGTCAAGTTTCATTACACTACACAAAAAACAGCGAAACGTGTTACTTTGATTAATATTTATCCTATTTTACACCTCGCGATACCATGCGGTCCGTAAAACGACGCCGACCGACACCAACTGATCAGCGATCAAGATCGATCAGGTGAGACGATCACACTAATACCAATGCACGCAACTGATAAGCTCAGCTACGCATCTTCGCTTTCTTCTCTTTTATTCTTATGGTGATAATTTTATCATCTCTTTCGCACTAATTCGCAGGTGGGCCATTTGGTATCAGGTACTCCATATTGAACAACGTGTTTACGGAGTGCGTATGACCTGACCTatcaaaaaaaacccagaaaTTCAATTAGGCGACGGTTGCTGAGGTTAAGTTCAATCAgattattttcttccttttgctacACAGAAAGGATTTACATACGTTCGGGTATCTCCTCTCGGAAGCTGACACAGAAAGAAGCAGCACATAACCCGTTCTGCTCCTATCAATAGCAGTCAAAGATCGTTTCCCGATGAAACCGTAGCTTGCGTAAGCTGGAATCATCCTGAACCCTTCACACTGTTTCCCGAATTGAAAACTGACGGGCCAATAGCCTTGCTATCGTGTGCTAAACCTTTCCCAAAGCCCGTTTTGCCTATCGGTGTGAACTTTATCCTTCCATCTTACCTTTAGACGCTATCAAACGTACAAGCCCATTTCTGCTCGCATGGGGGATAAACCCAGCAAACAACCAAATGAACACTTTCACCTTTTCCGTGTGTTCCTCATATTGCCAACTTTTACCCCAGCCGGAGAGTGTCATTAGGCTTCCCAGAAGATGAGAAATGAAACACGCAGACACACCAGCACCTAGCCACCCGCGTGTGAAGGTCCTTTTACATGCTGTCCCTTTTCTCGTTGGGAACACAGGGATCATCGTATCACACAATGAAGTCTCCCCGGTCTGCCAGCCAACACGGTGGAACcgcaaaacgaaaaggaaaagtatTTCCGAACGACTTTTcatccaccacacacacacattcacaacAAAGAAAGTGGAAGTGACAGGAAAATTCCACCGGGAGTCATAAAACCGCCCACGGAACCAGCCCAGGTGGGTGTGAGGGTTTCGGAAAAAAGAATCCGCAAAGCGGGATGGAGGAGATGTTTATAATTTCACCCCTCCGGTTCCGGTTAAGGTTTACCGCAAAACGCTCGCCCAAAGAATCGAATGCCAAGATGTCAATGTCACACAAATATGCACTCATTTCGGGCAGCGAACCTGTCGATTACATGTCTTGGTTCCACACCATCATTCCTGCACCAAGTTTACGATCACCCCTCCATTTGAGGACCAGTTTTTGGCACGTgtcaaaaaggaaaattaggGAGAATAGTTTTGCGGACTTTACTACGAATATACTGCGGAAGTGGGCCCCAGAAAGCATGCGGGTTTCGggggaagaaagaaaattagATATGATGAGATTAGAATAGCTACGACAAACTAGTGGTAAGGACCACAATTCCGATGTGggagtaaattaaaaaattacccTTATACGCAAACAAATGGCATGGCCGATTGGTCACAACACTTCATGCAACACTCGACATCTTTGCCCATGTGGATTGGATAAGGgagagaaatgaaaatgagATGTTATTACGCACTCCAGATACTCACAAAGGACGTGTTTGTCATTGGGTGGACAAACAGTCATACAATCCCACAGTCAATAATAACATCTTcacgcctagtacagcagacCCACGTTACCTGACGCGTTACCCTCTAACATCTATTAAGCGGGCCCAACAGAAAAGGACTCTTGTCAAGATCACCCTGACATACAGTTGTCTCATAGAAAATGTTATAGATTTCTGGGACAAGTGTTATGGGATGTTTATTCAACAACAAATAACACCATTCCCTTTACGAATGAAATTTGCTCAAGTGTTCCATAAAGTAGCCAACTAATGTTGGCCTAATGTGAACCTTAGACAACATCATTAGTCATTCCCTCTTACCGTACCATGTGTCCTGTGTCAGATTGTTAGTCTAGTATCATTAATCAAGGTGAATAAATCACAATTGGCAGCACAATTACAGCTGTTCCTCTTCATGCATCGCCAGCATTGCAATTAAGCAAGTAATTACAGGTAAAAGAATTCTTTTCCGTTAGCTCTATCTGTATAGTATAAGCTATTATGTCTCATAGAACATTCGATAGAAATGTTGCACGGATTTTTGTAGCTGTTCTCTCTTCAAGATTTGAGTGTTTAAAACTTCAAATATTATACTCCTTAGCTATACGCGCCCAACCAATGATAGCCCTCCTAATTGTGGAGCATTATTCTTCAAGAAACATTCTTTTCCGTCTACATTCTACCAAacatacagcagcagcagagttGTGCATATTTCAgtgaaattgatttcttcCTCTTACCCTCATCTTACTTACCTGTGGCCCGACAAAAAGTGTCATGTTTTGTGCCCTTCGGATCTCTTTGCCGGACGCCGAAAAGGGGAAATTCTTCCGAGGGCAATAAACTGCCTTCTGCTGCCGTCCGTGTTGGGATTTCATTCTTGCTCCATCTAGAGAGATCACACAAAAAACCTGAGCACATAATCGTATCCTCTTTAAGGGCACGTAAGGTGTAATAACGCCGCCACCGCCGGTTCTCTTGTACTCTATACCACCtttcacgcacacatacatgccGTTAGATCTTTTGCATCGTTTTAATGTATTATCACATTTAACGTACGACATTTAACGTCGTGTTCGCATCCATACACTGCTGTTGTACTTTTCTACCCATTTTGTGCTTTCATTCTCTTCGCCACTTACCACTTACTACCGTACTCCCTAAACCCTAGTTTTGCTCTTTCGAATAAAATTCTTATCTTGCTAAAATATGTACTTTGTACGCTATTTACAAGCCAGCTATTGCTTCGCACCCTCCCCTCTTGATTGATCATAACTATTTGACTTTGGAAACTTTAAACCCATTGCTGATGAGTTGAGCTGATAATGGCTCATTCTACGCGCTCTTACATCTACTACACAGGAACTATATAGTCTCTGGCGAAGGAAGATAGGAAAAAGAGTATATCCTCAAAATGGGGTTTATTCGAAAAGTAGCGCGGCTCcgtttgtgtgtctgtttttgtGCGTCATGCTTACTAAAAAAGATATCCTTCAAACGACTGGTTATTGGTTTTTGGAAGAAACACATACATTCTACATCGGATAGCTTCGTACGGGGCAAAACTCAACAGTTGAAAACAAGGCAATCACTAGTCGCAACTACTAAGCTCTCTGTTGTTGAACGaggagttgttgttttttgacGTGATGATGAGGTGGTGATGAGTGTACTTCCTTTCGATGAAGGAGAGCTCAAGCAGTTTATCTGTCTCTGCAGCATTTTTCTAACCCTAATGAAGATCCGGGGTATTATTCTAACATGCTTTACCAGGTCAACCGTTTTGTGCCGTACTGGGCACGTCCCACGTAGGAACGAACAAACCCAACCCACCAATTCCTTCTAGTGCACCACCTCACTAATGTTGTTAATCGATAGTGACTCCTCCGATAGTAGCTCGTACTCCCGCTGCATCATCTTCTGTACCCGTTCCATTAGCTCCGGAATGTCATCCTTAGTTAACCCGGCGCAGGGCACTTCGGGAAGAAttttgatgatgttttgtCCTACAACGAAACCCATAAACCGAATGATGATTAAAGTTCAGTACCGAAACGCAAAGGTCAGTTGTGTCGTTCGCAACGTTATACGGCGATTGCTGTTACCCTACCTCGATCGAAAATCTTTGCATTGGATTTCAGAAAATGGTACTTGGAAATGACCACCGGTTGAATGAAGGCCTGCGATTCGACGGCAACGTGGAAGGAGCCCTTCTTGAACGGTAGCAGTTTATCGCCGTTTCCTCGCGTTCCCTCTGGGAAGAAAAGTAGCTTAGCCTATTGGGGGGAAAACCGGGAATAAGAAAAAGGTTGTGTCATTGTGGGTATGTATAATGCACAGAAAGGAGGACCGGTGGAGGTGGCTTCCGTTCTACTTTGATAACGCGTACCTGCTTCTCGTTGATGGCCTTTGCTTCCTTGTTGATGACGCTCTTGGCTGAATCACGGTTCTGCCGATCGATAAACAGAGTCCCCCAGAGCCAGCAAGCCAACCCGAACGGGAACATGTACAGTACCTCCTTCTTCGCGACCACCGTCGACCGGCCCATAATGGGCCAAAGCTCAGCCAGTActgtaaataattatttaaaagcgAGTCATGTACATTGGTAGAACTCGTTTGGCAAAACGGGGCAGCGATGTATCTCCATACCAATCAAGTCCAGTGCGCTCTGGTGATTCATCAGCACGACTCCACCGTGCTTCCGTTCGATATTTTCTTTACCGCGCACCGTAAACGATGCACCGAGCATTTTACCGAAACCGATGCATAAGTATGCTGGAATtctggaaaacaaataaattattattaggAAGATTTGCCTATAGCAACCATTTTATAAAACTGTCGTCCACTATCATGAAGTATCAGCTTGAAATGTCAAAACTATAGGCGTGTTTCCTGTTGCGTCGTTGCGTAGCACAACCACCTGTGAGCCTATCAATCATTCGAATTCAGCACTGTTTTTGGTTGGGGCCCACCCATCAACAATTCAGTTCATTACGGTTAATCTATCGAGTGAAAAGGCCATGCGTTTGTGCCCACGCTCGCCGCACCAAACCAGTTGGAATAGCGGACGGTGTAACGAATCATCCTAGCCGGGGGACGCCGCTCCAACATGGAGGCGGCTCCATGCATAATTAATCGCCATCTGGAAAGGGGTTTTTTCCCGGTAAATATATTTTCTATACGCGCAAAGGTGTACCACCTGAATTTCCACAGGTCACAATTCCCAACACAACAAGGACACCACCCACGTAAGGTACGCGAAATAAatgtaccaaaaaaacaacaaccataaCTTAGAACTTCCaactctcccccccccccccccccccattatGGAGGTCCTTGGACTGCGTGAAGGTATTCGAAACGAAAAGTCATCCCATCAGTGGCCTACATCtgtgatccttttttttattcttccgcTCCCATCGGTGAACTAGGGGTCGATTCTTGTGTCCCGGAAAGCCCGGAAAAATCGGGGACCTTTCAATTTCTACCACGGCCATATagc
Protein-coding sequences here:
- the LOC128300845 gene encoding 1-acyl-sn-glycerol-3-phosphate acyltransferase alpha isoform X2, with the protein product MTTSNGELLGLAFMAFFIITLSSTARYYFKFFCFIAFSVVCAVGPVPLMLIRPRDYRNALIPAYLCIGFGKMLGASFTVRGKENIERKHGGVVLMNHQSALDLIVLAELWPIMGRSTVVAKKEVLYMFPFGLACWLWGTLFIDRQNRDSAKSVINKEAKAINEKQAKLLFFPEGTRGNGDKLLPFKKGSFHVAVESQAFIQPVVISKYHFLKSNAKIFDRGQNIIKILPEVPCAGLTKDDIPELMERVQKMMQREYELLSEESLSINNISEG
- the LOC128300845 gene encoding 1-acyl-sn-glycerol-3-phosphate acyltransferase alpha isoform X1, which produces MTTSNGELLGLAFMAFFIITLSSTARYYFKFFCFIAFSVVCAVGPVPLMLIRPRDYRNALIPAYLCIGFGKMLGASFTVRGKENIERKHGGVVLMNHQSALDLIVLAELWPIMGRSTVVAKKEVLYMFPFGLACWLWGTLFIDRQNRDSAKSVINKEAKAINEKQAKLLFFPEGTRGNGDKLLPFKKGSFHVAVESQAFIQPVVISKYHFLKSNAKIFDRGQNIIKILPEVPCAGLTKDDIPELMERVQKMMQREYELLSEESLSINNISEVVH